Proteins from a genomic interval of Gluconacetobacter diazotrophicus PA1 5:
- a CDS encoding sugar ABC transporter ATP-binding protein, with product MSIHQRLPDLAIGRTAAPGAVAEPAVRISGISKSYGSLGVLSDISFDIGQGRVHALVGENGAGKSTLVKIITGLVRPDAGEILVKGRPAVFHTPLEARAQGVTAVYQDPKLFPHLDVAENMFVGNYPRTAWGTVDRAAMCRRAGEAFRNLGVALDPRALVGALSMAELQFVEIARALSGDVQLLILDEPTSPLTPAEAERLFDIVRRLRGQGKSVLLITHRLEEVEALADEATVLRDGRHVATRPMSQMERGVMVKLMVGRELSLLQSHGRAASRGRELLRVEGLTLPGSFRDVSFSLHAGEIVGMAGLVGAGRSEIAQALFGMTPAESGHVTLGGRAVTPSTPAQMLGLGLAYLPEDRDGQGLIMSESVADNVTLPIAGRLGHAGLRNRAAERQVATEAVATYDIRTRGIDKPVGQLSGGNRQKVALARWLATKPAVLILDEPTHGVDIGSKAQIHQMIADLAVSGLAILMISSDLPEILAMSDRILVVAAGRIVSEIARDDATQEGVMRAATHSMETGHG from the coding sequence ATGAGCATCCACCAAAGATTGCCGGATCTGGCGATCGGTCGTACGGCTGCGCCCGGCGCGGTCGCGGAACCGGCGGTGCGGATTTCCGGCATTTCCAAATCCTATGGCTCGCTCGGGGTCCTGAGCGATATCAGCTTCGATATCGGCCAGGGGCGCGTCCATGCGCTGGTCGGCGAGAACGGGGCCGGAAAATCGACCCTGGTCAAGATCATCACCGGCCTGGTCCGCCCGGACGCGGGTGAAATCCTGGTGAAGGGCCGGCCCGCCGTCTTCCATACGCCGCTGGAGGCGCGGGCGCAGGGTGTGACGGCGGTGTACCAGGACCCGAAGCTGTTTCCCCACCTGGACGTCGCCGAGAACATGTTCGTCGGAAACTATCCGCGTACCGCCTGGGGAACCGTCGATCGCGCGGCGATGTGCCGCCGGGCCGGGGAGGCATTCCGCAACCTGGGGGTGGCGCTGGACCCGCGCGCGCTGGTCGGCGCACTGTCCATGGCGGAACTGCAATTTGTCGAAATCGCCCGCGCGCTGTCCGGCGACGTGCAGCTTCTGATCCTCGACGAGCCGACCTCGCCCCTGACCCCGGCGGAGGCCGAACGGCTGTTCGATATCGTCCGCCGCCTGCGCGGCCAGGGGAAATCCGTCCTGCTGATCACCCATCGGCTGGAGGAGGTGGAAGCCCTGGCGGACGAGGCGACCGTGCTGCGGGACGGCCGGCATGTCGCAACACGGCCGATGTCCCAGATGGAACGGGGGGTGATGGTCAAGCTGATGGTTGGGCGGGAGCTTTCGCTGCTTCAATCCCATGGCCGCGCCGCGTCCCGGGGCCGGGAACTGCTTCGTGTCGAGGGCCTGACCCTGCCGGGCAGTTTCCGGGACGTGTCGTTCTCGCTCCATGCCGGGGAGATCGTCGGCATGGCCGGTCTGGTGGGGGCGGGGCGGTCGGAAATCGCGCAGGCGCTGTTCGGCATGACGCCCGCCGAAAGCGGCCATGTCACGCTGGGCGGCCGTGCCGTCACGCCGTCCACGCCGGCGCAGATGCTGGGGCTGGGCCTGGCCTACCTGCCGGAAGACCGCGACGGGCAGGGCCTGATCATGAGCGAGAGCGTGGCGGACAACGTGACCCTGCCCATAGCGGGGCGGCTGGGCCATGCGGGCCTGCGCAACCGGGCCGCCGAGCGGCAGGTCGCGACGGAGGCTGTCGCTACCTACGATATTCGCACCAGGGGCATCGACAAGCCGGTCGGGCAGCTTTCGGGCGGGAACCGCCAGAAGGTGGCGCTGGCACGATGGCTGGCGACGAAACCCGCCGTGCTGATCCTGGACGAGCCGACCCATGGCGTCGATATCGGCAGCAAGGCGCAGATCCACCAGATGATTGCCGACCTGGCGGTGTCCGGCCTGGCGATCCTGATGATTTCATCCGACCTGCCCGAGATCCTGGCGATGAGCGACCGGATCCTCGTCGTCGCGGCCGGGCGGATCGTCAGCGAGATCGCGCGGGACGACGCCACGCAGGAAGGCGTCATGCGCGCGGCGACGCACAGCATGGAGACGGGGCATGGCTAG
- a CDS encoding ABC transporter permease, which yields MLIANALIAFYRSALRHRLYVALNVAGLGLGIAVCLVLSLVVRFEYGFDRQVPHAALIQRMDEIWSLPSRAPMRSMFTTFAAYDPLRADFPQIAAATRDAQRDTAVDTSHGHPAMTVVHYVDPTFFDVFALPMRDGDAHDALAAPDRVAISESTARRLFGTVDARGRQLGMTENDRRTLYTVSAVFRDVPRDQTMRPDILAVFPQDMKDRMLAFHNWDSSSGQTWLRFRTAADAASVLAGLPDFVHRRMTDPEIKPGWFQLSLTPLLTTHFGNLQLFGGEDGSDRRVIDALGIVGILALAAAAINYVNLATARAGLRAREVALRKVLGATRPQLLVQFLAESVILLIPCALLGTALAEIALPFVNTMGGWAVAIDYGWLLPRLALVVLVVGIAAGLYPALVLSGYRPAAVLAASRIPSGGRMGQHLRTILVVAQFGFAITFAICTLVVNAQAAFIRQADRGFRQDQLFLVSLERSQQVAARQQTVMEALRALPGVRSVTLSDRQPRSNNQSNEDFRRADNPQIDALLTMEWVARDYRQTYGITLLAGRWFDAAHGQDISPTARVDARHPGTANVVINERALGPLGFSSAAAAIGHVVTQDAARFTIVGVVRDVRFMSPRSPVEPQVYMRTDAVIENSVVAVRTADIAPDVMLQRLQATWRTLAPEIPFTGESAGSRLAPYYQPDQQRGRLFTLGAGVAVVIACLGLYGLSSFNAARRVHEIGIRKTLGASTRDVLVLLATQFLRPVLLANLIAWPVAWMTMRGWLAGFDQRVGLSPLYFVVVSLAATALSLLTIIGQTLRVARAEPAKALRHE from the coding sequence ATGCTGATCGCGAATGCCCTGATCGCCTTCTACCGGTCCGCCCTGCGGCACCGGCTCTATGTCGCGCTCAACGTCGCGGGGCTGGGGCTGGGCATCGCGGTGTGCCTGGTCCTGTCGCTGGTCGTGCGCTTCGAATACGGGTTCGACCGCCAGGTTCCCCACGCCGCCCTGATCCAGCGAATGGATGAAATCTGGTCGCTGCCCAGCCGCGCGCCGATGCGCAGCATGTTCACCACCTTCGCCGCCTACGACCCGCTGCGCGCCGATTTCCCGCAGATCGCCGCCGCCACGCGCGACGCGCAGCGCGACACGGCCGTCGATACCAGCCACGGCCATCCGGCGATGACGGTGGTCCATTACGTCGATCCCACCTTCTTCGACGTCTTCGCCCTGCCCATGCGCGACGGCGACGCCCATGACGCGCTGGCCGCCCCCGACCGGGTCGCGATCAGCGAATCCACCGCCCGCCGCCTGTTCGGCACCGTGGACGCGCGCGGCCGGCAACTGGGCATGACCGAGAACGACCGGCGCACGCTCTATACCGTCTCCGCCGTGTTCCGCGACGTACCGCGCGACCAGACGATGCGCCCCGACATCCTGGCGGTCTTCCCGCAGGACATGAAGGACCGCATGCTGGCCTTCCACAACTGGGACTCCAGTTCGGGACAGACCTGGCTGCGCTTCCGCACGGCGGCGGACGCCGCCTCGGTCCTCGCCGGCCTGCCGGATTTCGTCCACCGCCGCATGACCGATCCCGAGATCAAGCCGGGCTGGTTCCAACTGTCGCTGACCCCGCTGCTGACCACGCATTTCGGCAACCTGCAGCTTTTCGGCGGCGAGGACGGCAGCGACCGCCGGGTCATCGACGCGCTGGGCATCGTCGGCATCCTGGCCCTGGCCGCCGCCGCGATCAATTACGTCAACCTGGCCACCGCCCGCGCCGGCCTGCGCGCGCGTGAGGTCGCGCTGCGCAAGGTGCTGGGCGCCACCCGCCCGCAATTGCTGGTCCAGTTCCTGGCGGAATCGGTCATCCTGCTGATCCCCTGCGCGCTGCTGGGCACCGCCCTGGCGGAAATCGCCCTGCCCTTCGTCAACACCATGGGCGGATGGGCGGTCGCGATCGATTACGGCTGGCTGCTGCCCCGGCTGGCGCTGGTCGTGCTGGTGGTGGGCATCGCCGCCGGCCTGTATCCGGCGCTGGTGCTGTCGGGCTATCGCCCCGCCGCGGTGCTGGCGGCCTCGCGCATTCCCTCGGGCGGGCGGATGGGCCAGCACCTGCGCACGATCCTGGTGGTGGCGCAGTTCGGCTTCGCCATCACGTTCGCCATCTGCACGCTGGTGGTCAACGCCCAGGCCGCCTTCATCCGCCAGGCCGATCGCGGCTTCCGCCAGGACCAGCTCTTCCTGGTCTCGCTGGAACGCTCGCAGCAGGTCGCGGCCCGGCAGCAGACGGTCATGGAGGCCCTGCGCGCCCTGCCCGGCGTGCGCTCCGTCACCCTGTCCGACCGGCAGCCCCGCTCGAACAACCAGAGCAACGAGGACTTCCGGCGCGCCGACAACCCGCAGATCGACGCGCTGCTGACCATGGAATGGGTGGCGCGCGACTACCGCCAGACCTACGGCATCACCCTGCTGGCCGGCCGCTGGTTCGACGCCGCCCACGGGCAGGACATCTCCCCCACCGCCAGGGTCGACGCCAGGCACCCCGGCACGGCCAACGTCGTGATCAACGAACGCGCGCTGGGCCCGCTGGGCTTTTCCAGCGCGGCGGCGGCCATCGGCCACGTGGTGACGCAGGACGCGGCGCGGTTCACCATCGTCGGCGTGGTCCGCGACGTGCGCTTCATGTCACCGCGCAGCCCGGTGGAACCCCAGGTCTACATGCGCACCGACGCGGTCATCGAAAATTCCGTCGTCGCCGTGCGCACGGCCGACATCGCGCCGGACGTGATGCTGCAGCGCCTGCAGGCGACATGGCGCACCCTGGCCCCCGAAATTCCCTTCACGGGCGAATCCGCCGGCAGCCGCCTGGCCCCCTATTACCAGCCCGACCAGCAGCGCGGGCGGCTGTTCACGCTGGGCGCCGGGGTCGCGGTCGTCATCGCCTGCCTCGGCCTCTACGGCCTGTCCTCGTTCAACGCCGCGCGGCGGGTGCATGAAATCGGCATCCGCAAGACGCTGGGCGCCAGCACGCGTGACGTGCTGGTCCTGCTGGCCACGCAGTTCCTGCGCCCCGTGCTGCTGGCCAACCTGATCGCCTGGCCCGTCGCCTGGATGACCATGCGCGGCTGGCTGGCCGGCTTCGACCAGCGCGTCGGCCTCTCGCCGCTCTATTTCGTCGTCGTCA
- a CDS encoding ABC transporter ATP-binding protein, with protein sequence MLIQLSDINRLYRSDEVETTALHDIHLGIARGEFVAIMGPSGCGKSTLLNILGTIDRPTSGSYRFAEHDLSHMAESELALFRRTHLGYVFQSFNLIDELTIEENVELALVYRKMPRAERRARVAAAMDRVSIGHRARHYPSQLSGGQQQRAAIARAIVGEPDLILADEPTGNLDTENGAQVMDILQTLNAEGATIVMVTHSPSHADMAQRRVDMLDGQIVYYPSATPF encoded by the coding sequence ATGCTGATCCAGCTTTCCGACATCAACCGCCTGTACCGATCGGACGAGGTCGAGACCACGGCGCTGCACGACATCCACCTGGGCATCGCGCGCGGCGAATTCGTCGCCATCATGGGGCCCAGCGGCTGCGGCAAATCGACCCTGCTGAACATCCTGGGCACCATCGACCGCCCCACCAGCGGCAGCTACCGCTTCGCCGAGCACGATCTGAGCCACATGGCGGAATCCGAACTGGCGCTCTTCCGCCGCACCCACCTGGGCTACGTGTTCCAGAGCTTCAACCTGATCGACGAACTGACGATCGAGGAAAATGTCGAGCTGGCGCTGGTCTATCGCAAGATGCCGCGCGCCGAACGCCGGGCGCGCGTCGCCGCCGCCATGGACCGCGTCAGCATCGGCCACCGCGCGCGCCATTACCCCAGCCAGCTTTCGGGCGGCCAGCAGCAGCGCGCGGCCATCGCCCGCGCCATCGTGGGCGAACCCGACCTGATCCTGGCCGACGAGCCGACGGGAAACCTGGATACCGAAAACGGCGCCCAGGTCATGGATATTCTGCAAACCCTGAACGCCGAGGGCGCCACGATCGTCATGGTCACCCATTCGCCCAGCCACGCCGACATGGCGCAGCGCCGCGTCGACATGCTGGACGGGCAGATCGTGTATTATCCGTCCGCAACGCCATTCTGA
- a CDS encoding ABC transporter permease gives MLTHGLLTFCRMLSRHRLYAILNIAGLGLGIAVFVVLSLVVRFEYGFDRQVPGAATIARVDEIWTLPGQPPIHSLDTTFAAYDPLLADFPQIAAATRIDDNPCAVDDGRGHPAMMTVDYVDPTFFDVFALPMREGSARDALAAPDRVAISESTARRLFGTADARGRQVGITEDDRRTLHTVSAVFRDVPRDWTVRPDILTVIPQDMKDREASFRHWGSDSGMVWLRVRTPADIRPVAAGLPDFLHRRMTDPDVSHASFRMTLMPLLNAHFGDVDVYGGQSGSDRRVIDALGLVGLLALVAAVINYVNLATARAGLRAREVALRKVLGATRLQLLVQFLTESVLLLLPCAVLGLALAELVLPFVNTMGGWAVTIDYGWLLPRLALVVIVVGIAAGLYPALVLSGYRPAAVLAASRVPSGGRMGQRLRNILVLAQFSFAIAFAICTLVVNAQAAFIRTADRGFRQHHLYLVSLLASDRMQARQQAILDTLRAVPGVDAITLSDRQPRSTSRNTSDFKRMDRPSVDPSLTRERVGRDYPQTYGITLLAGRWFDAAHGQDRATRSLFTGPAPATASVVINERAVRALDFPDAAAAIGHVLTERQARLVIIGVVRDVRFMSAREPVEPLLYLRTDDIITDTVIAVRADGVPPDAMLRRLQDAWRTIAPDLPFVGESADSRLADYYQPDQRRGQLFTLGAGVAVVIACLGLYGLSSFNAARRVHEIGIRKTLGADTRDVLVLLATQFLRPVLLANLIAWPVAWMAMRGWLAGFDQRVGLSPLYFVVVSLAATALSLLTIIGQTLRVARAEPAKALRHD, from the coding sequence GTGCTGACCCACGGCCTGCTGACCTTCTGCCGTATGCTGTCGCGCCACCGGCTGTATGCCATCCTCAACATCGCGGGCCTGGGGCTGGGCATCGCGGTGTTCGTGGTCCTGTCGCTGGTCGTGCGCTTCGAATACGGCTTCGACCGGCAGGTGCCCGGCGCCGCGACGATCGCCCGGGTGGACGAGATCTGGACCCTGCCCGGCCAGCCCCCCATCCACAGCCTGGACACCACCTTCGCGGCCTACGACCCGCTGCTGGCCGACTTCCCGCAGATCGCCGCCGCCACCCGCATCGACGACAATCCGTGCGCGGTCGATGACGGCCGTGGCCATCCGGCGATGATGACGGTCGATTACGTCGACCCCACCTTCTTCGACGTGTTCGCCCTGCCCATGCGCGAGGGCAGCGCGCGCGATGCGCTGGCCGCCCCCGACCGCGTCGCGATCAGCGAATCCACCGCCCGCCGCCTGTTCGGCACGGCGGACGCGCGCGGCCGCCAGGTCGGCATCACCGAGGACGACCGGCGCACGCTCCATACCGTGTCCGCCGTGTTCCGCGACGTGCCGCGCGACTGGACGGTGCGCCCCGACATCCTGACCGTCATCCCGCAGGACATGAAGGACCGCGAGGCCTCGTTCCGTCACTGGGGGTCGGATTCCGGCATGGTCTGGCTGCGCGTCCGCACCCCGGCGGACATCCGGCCGGTGGCCGCCGGCCTGCCCGATTTCCTCCATCGCCGCATGACCGACCCGGACGTTTCGCACGCCTCGTTCAGGATGACCCTGATGCCGCTGCTGAACGCCCATTTCGGCGATGTGGACGTCTATGGCGGGCAGAGCGGCAGCGACCGCCGCGTCATCGACGCGCTGGGCCTGGTGGGCCTGCTGGCCCTGGTCGCGGCCGTGATCAATTACGTCAACCTGGCCACCGCCCGCGCCGGCCTGCGCGCGCGTGAGGTCGCATTGCGCAAGGTGCTGGGCGCCACCCGCCTGCAATTGCTGGTGCAGTTCCTGACGGAATCGGTGCTGCTGCTGCTGCCGTGCGCGGTGCTGGGCCTGGCACTGGCCGAACTCGTCCTGCCCTTCGTCAACACCATGGGCGGCTGGGCGGTCACGATCGATTATGGCTGGCTGCTGCCCCGGCTGGCGCTGGTCGTCATCGTGGTGGGCATCGCCGCCGGCCTGTATCCGGCGCTGGTGCTGTCCGGCTACCGCCCCGCCGCCGTGCTGGCGGCGTCACGCGTGCCGTCGGGCGGCCGGATGGGCCAGCGCCTGCGCAATATCCTGGTGCTGGCGCAGTTCAGCTTCGCCATCGCCTTCGCCATCTGCACGCTGGTGGTCAACGCGCAGGCCGCCTTCATCCGCACCGCCGATCGCGGATTCCGCCAGCATCATCTGTACCTGGTCTCGCTGCTGGCCTCGGACCGGATGCAGGCCCGCCAGCAGGCGATCCTGGACACGCTGCGCGCCGTGCCGGGGGTGGACGCGATCACGCTGTCGGACCGCCAACCGCGTTCCACCAGCCGCAACACCAGCGATTTCAAACGGATGGACCGCCCCTCGGTCGACCCCAGCCTGACGAGGGAGCGGGTCGGCCGCGACTATCCCCAGACCTACGGCATCACCCTGCTCGCCGGACGCTGGTTCGACGCGGCGCATGGCCAGGACAGGGCGACCAGGTCCCTGTTCACCGGCCCGGCGCCGGCGACGGCCAGCGTCGTCATCAATGAACGCGCCGTGCGGGCGCTGGACTTTCCCGACGCGGCGGCGGCCATCGGCCACGTCCTGACGGAAAGGCAGGCGCGCCTGGTGATCATCGGCGTGGTCCGCGACGTGCGCTTCATGTCGGCGCGCGAACCCGTCGAGCCACTGCTCTACCTGCGCACCGACGACATCATCACCGACACCGTCATCGCCGTGCGCGCCGACGGCGTGCCCCCGGACGCGATGCTGCGCCGCCTGCAGGACGCCTGGCGCACCATCGCGCCCGACCTGCCCTTCGTAGGCGAATCCGCCGACAGCCGCCTGGCGGATTATTACCAGCCCGACCAGCGGCGCGGGCAGCTCTTCACGCTGGGCGCCGGGGTCGCGGTCGTCATCGCCTGCCTCGGCCTCTACGGCCTGTCCTCGTTCAACGCCGCGCGGCGGGTGCATGAAATCGGCATCCGCAAGACGCTGGGTGCCGACACGCGCGACGTGCTGGTCCTGCTGGCCACGCAGTTCCTGCGCCCCGTGCTGCTGGCCAATTTGATCGCCTGGCCCGTCGCCTGGATGGCCATGCGCGGCTGGCTGGCCGGCTTCGACCAGCGTGTCGGCCTCTCGCCGCTCTATTTCGTCGTCGTCAGCCTGGCCGCGACCGCGCTCTCGCTGCTCACCATCATCGGCCAGACCCTGCGCGTCGCCCGCGCCGAACCCGCGAAGGCCCTGCGCCATGACTGA
- a CDS encoding sensor histidine kinase, with product MTGAARGRAGRRIPGIGPAALGLVGIAAGGALAVVCLHHRFYAASMVALAGALVQGAFVLGRMARLEQRLAERAVPVRVAPPRVDQAVVLRAMLDHAPVPLLGVTHDGVLVASNRAARRLFGTDDRVLDPPAALMAGLARLKDGGRLVVRLDRPGGGDAGGAGNGRHYALSVALGSLHGRYARLVALTDIEAELNAGEATALREILQVLSHEIMNSLTPVSSLAESAQEMLAAGDAAAMPEAAQALATILRRVQGLDRFVQGYRHLARLPAVAPRQMSVAAMLRDAGRLFASRWDGQGVALRLDVPVPDIVAWLDGDLLVQALIALMTNGAQAALAGPRRPAWVALWARADADHVTIGVGDSGAGVAPDQAALIFRPFFSLREGGTGIGLSVARQIVQDHGGSLVLAPPAEDAGATFLIRI from the coding sequence ATGACGGGTGCGGCGCGCGGGCGCGCGGGCAGGCGGATTCCGGGGATCGGCCCAGCGGCGCTGGGGCTGGTGGGCATCGCGGCGGGCGGGGCGCTGGCGGTGGTGTGCCTGCATCACCGGTTCTATGCCGCGTCGATGGTCGCCCTGGCGGGCGCGCTGGTGCAGGGCGCGTTCGTGCTGGGGCGGATGGCGCGGCTGGAACAGCGCCTGGCCGAGCGCGCGGTGCCGGTGCGCGTGGCCCCGCCGCGCGTGGACCAGGCGGTGGTGCTACGCGCCATGCTGGACCATGCCCCGGTGCCCCTGCTGGGCGTGACGCATGACGGGGTGCTGGTGGCGTCGAACCGCGCGGCGCGGCGGCTGTTCGGGACCGACGACCGGGTGCTGGACCCGCCGGCCGCCCTGATGGCGGGGCTGGCGCGGCTGAAGGATGGCGGGCGGCTGGTGGTGCGGCTGGACCGGCCCGGCGGGGGCGATGCCGGCGGGGCGGGGAACGGGCGGCACTACGCGCTGTCGGTGGCGCTGGGCAGCCTGCACGGCAGGTACGCCCGGCTGGTGGCGCTGACGGATATCGAGGCCGAGCTGAATGCCGGCGAGGCGACGGCCCTGCGCGAGATCCTGCAGGTGCTGAGCCACGAAATCATGAATTCGCTGACGCCCGTGTCCTCTCTGGCGGAAAGCGCGCAGGAGATGCTGGCGGCGGGCGACGCGGCGGCGATGCCCGAGGCCGCGCAGGCGCTGGCCACCATCCTGCGCCGGGTCCAGGGGCTGGACCGCTTCGTGCAGGGGTACCGCCACCTGGCCCGCCTGCCGGCGGTGGCGCCGCGCCAGATGTCGGTGGCGGCGATGCTGCGCGATGCCGGGCGGCTGTTCGCCAGCCGGTGGGACGGGCAGGGCGTGGCCTTGCGGCTGGACGTGCCGGTGCCCGACATCGTGGCGTGGCTGGACGGCGACCTGCTGGTGCAGGCGCTGATCGCGCTGATGACCAACGGCGCGCAGGCGGCCCTGGCGGGTCCGCGCCGCCCGGCCTGGGTGGCGCTGTGGGCCCGCGCGGACGCCGATCACGTGACGATCGGCGTCGGCGACAGCGGCGCGGGCGTGGCGCCGGACCAGGCGGCGCTGATCTTCCGGCCGTTCTTTTCATTGCGCGAGGGGGGGACCGGCATCGGCCTCAGCGTCGCGCGGCAGATCGTGCAGGACCATGGCGGCAGCCTGGTGCTGGCGCCGCCCGCCGAGGATGCGGGGGCCACTTTCCTGATCCGGATCTGA
- a CDS encoding sigma-54-dependent transcriptional regulator has protein sequence MSQAPSSPMEPAVDSTAGQDPEGACILFVDDDADIRQATALLLRRRGFAVVGAADPGEALSVLAATAVSVVLLDLNYTRGATTGAEGLECLRALLAHDPGLPVVVVTGHSGVAIAVAAMRAGAADFVMKPWKNDRLVATIEDALATHRRRLAARQPVGAGGPADGAAAPADDGMMIAGCAQTRDVLERADRVAPTQAGVLLTGPAGVGKTALARRIHRLSAQRAGRLLVLDPRLGEDTVAVRLAGADARDTLLVEEIGDWSPALQDRLLARVQAGGGARLLATAREGGAALRASVMPDLLCRLDVVTIALPPLAARGEEIAVLARHFLRLFALRHGVADRTLSPEAEEALAARPWPDNVRALRQAMERATVMARDAVLGVADVAGPGPDAEGTEAGTPDAAPTLARSEKAMIEAALRRHGFNVSHAARELGLTRPALYRRMARHGL, from the coding sequence ATGTCCCAAGCGCCGTCAAGCCCCATGGAGCCCGCAGTCGATTCGACCGCCGGTCAGGACCCCGAGGGCGCCTGCATCCTGTTCGTCGACGACGATGCCGATATCCGCCAGGCGACGGCGCTGCTGCTGCGCCGCCGGGGGTTCGCGGTGGTCGGCGCGGCGGACCCCGGCGAGGCGCTGAGCGTGCTGGCGGCGACGGCGGTGTCGGTGGTGCTGCTGGACCTGAACTATACGCGCGGCGCCACCACCGGGGCCGAGGGGCTGGAGTGCCTGCGGGCGCTGCTGGCGCATGATCCGGGCCTGCCGGTGGTGGTGGTGACGGGCCATAGCGGGGTGGCGATCGCGGTGGCGGCGATGCGCGCGGGGGCGGCGGATTTCGTCATGAAGCCGTGGAAGAACGACCGGCTGGTGGCGACGATCGAGGATGCGCTGGCCACGCATCGCCGCCGCCTGGCCGCGCGCCAGCCCGTGGGGGCCGGGGGACCGGCGGACGGGGCGGCCGCCCCGGCCGATGACGGGATGATGATCGCCGGCTGCGCGCAGACGCGCGACGTGCTGGAGCGTGCCGACCGGGTGGCGCCGACCCAGGCCGGCGTGCTGCTGACCGGCCCGGCGGGGGTGGGCAAGACCGCGCTGGCGCGGCGTATCCATCGCCTGTCGGCGCAGCGGGCCGGGCGGCTGCTGGTGCTGGACCCCCGGCTGGGCGAGGACACGGTGGCGGTGCGGCTGGCGGGCGCGGACGCGCGCGACACGCTGCTGGTCGAGGAGATCGGCGACTGGTCGCCCGCCCTGCAGGACCGGCTGCTGGCGCGGGTGCAGGCGGGCGGCGGGGCGCGCCTGCTGGCCACGGCGCGCGAGGGCGGGGCGGCGCTGCGCGCGTCGGTGATGCCGGACCTGCTCTGCCGCCTGGATGTCGTGACCATCGCGCTGCCGCCGCTGGCGGCCCGGGGCGAGGAGATCGCGGTGCTGGCCCGGCATTTCCTGCGTCTGTTCGCCCTGCGCCACGGAGTGGCGGACCGTACCCTGTCGCCCGAGGCCGAGGAGGCGCTGGCGGCGCGGCCCTGGCCGGACAATGTCCGCGCGCTGCGCCAGGCGATGGAGCGCGCGACGGTCATGGCGCGGGACGCGGTGCTGGGCGTGGCCGATGTCGCGGGGCCCGGGCCGGACGCGGAGGGGACGGAGGCCGGGACGCCGGATGCCGCGCCGACGCTGGCGCGTTCCGAAAAGGCGATGATCGAGGCGGCGCTGCGCCGCCATGGCTTCAATGTCAGCCACGCGGCGCGCGAACTGGGCCTGACGCGCCCGGCCCTGTACCGGCGCATGGCCCGCCACGGGCTGTGA
- a CDS encoding IS481-like element ISGdi9 family transposase, producing MGQVHHGSATTTAAVRRAIQHSQESLRVLAKRYGINPKTVAKWKGRTDTSDRRTGPKVASSTILSTEEEAIVVAFRRHTLLPLDDCLYALQATIPHLTRSSLHRCFQRHGISRLPETEGDKPKRSKFKSYPIGYFHIDIAEVRTEMGRLYLLVAIDRTSKFAFVQLHEKATRRVAGDFLRALAAAVPYRIHTVLTDNGTHFTDPAGNGWTPEDIKAMRADGVLFRCHSFELACADLDIEHRLTKPRHPWTNGQVERMNRTIKDATVKRFYYETHDQLRQHLADFVTAYNFARRLKTLRGLTPYEFICQQWEKEPSRFIHNPHHQIPGQNT from the coding sequence ATGGGCCAGGTTCACCACGGAAGCGCCACGACGACAGCGGCAGTCCGTCGAGCGATACAACATAGTCAAGAGAGCCTGAGGGTTCTGGCGAAACGCTACGGGATCAACCCGAAGACGGTCGCCAAATGGAAGGGGCGGACCGATACGTCGGATCGACGCACCGGTCCGAAGGTCGCATCCTCAACCATCCTGTCGACCGAAGAAGAAGCGATCGTTGTGGCCTTCCGTCGCCATACCCTGCTGCCTCTTGATGATTGCCTTTATGCGCTTCAGGCGACGATCCCGCATCTGACGCGATCTTCCCTGCACCGTTGTTTTCAGCGCCATGGGATCAGCCGCCTGCCCGAGACCGAAGGCGACAAACCAAAACGGTCGAAGTTCAAGAGTTATCCGATCGGCTATTTTCACATCGACATTGCTGAAGTCCGCACTGAAATGGGGCGCCTTTATCTTCTGGTGGCGATCGACCGGACCTCGAAATTCGCTTTTGTCCAATTGCACGAGAAAGCGACACGTCGCGTTGCCGGTGACTTCCTGCGTGCTCTGGCCGCTGCGGTTCCCTACCGCATCCATACCGTGCTGACCGATAACGGCACGCATTTTACCGATCCGGCCGGCAATGGATGGACACCCGAAGACATCAAGGCCATGCGGGCGGATGGTGTCCTGTTCCGGTGCCACTCTTTTGAACTGGCCTGTGCTGATCTCGATATCGAGCATCGACTGACAAAGCCGCGACATCCCTGGACGAATGGCCAGGTCGAGAGGATGAACCGCACGATCAAGGACGCCACCGTCAAGCGCTTCTACTACGAAACACATGACCAGTTGCGTCAACACCTCGCCGACTTCGTTACCGCCTACAATTTCGCCCGCAGGCTCAAGACCCTGCGCGGCCTCACTCCATATGAATTCATTTGTCAGCAGTGGGAAAAAGAACCATCACGGTTCATACATAATCCGCACCACCAAATCCCGGGACAAAACACATAG